The sequence below is a genomic window from Pseudorca crassidens isolate mPseCra1 chromosome 20, mPseCra1.hap1, whole genome shotgun sequence.
TACACTGCAATCAGAGACTCCCTCCATTAACGAACCCCCCTGCTCTTACCCCTCAAGAAGAGACCCACATTAACCAGCCCACTGTCACCCCCAATTTACAGATACCAAAACAGTACTGGAAGTGCTAATTACAGGACCCCCAAGTCTTCCTATCCTCTGCACCCTCAAGAAACCCCCAGTGCCTTGTACGAAGCCCACCCCATGCGGCCCACAGCACCTGTGCTGGCCAGGCTCCCAGaaaattctctatttttaaagtaattatttccCCCTTTGGGGGGACCCCAAAATTTGGAGGTCCCATTCTGGGACTCTGAGGATCCAAACCCCAGAGTACATGTCCTAAACTCCCCTGTGCCCGCAAGTCCTAGAGCCCCTAGGAGACCCCAAAGCCCTAACTCCCAGGATCCCCAAATCATGGAATCCCCAAATCCCCAGGGaatcccaaattttaaaaatccaatcccAAGCCCTCAGGAAACCTCAGTCACGGAGGTTCCTGTGCCTGGGATGGAGGAGATATGTATCCTGGGCCCCCAGGGCACCTCAAGCTCTATTCATAGGCACCAGAAACCCCAAACAGGAATTCTCATCCCCGGAAACCAGAGGACTTGAATGCCCTGAGTCCATGGATCTCAAGACACCCAAATTCCAAGAGCCCCAGCCCCAAGGGAACCCCAAATCCTCAAGCCTCCATCTCATACATGAGGGGCATCAAGGCCTTGAGGGGATCCCAAATCCTGGAGTCCCCATTTCAATCTACATTCTGGTCACAGGTCCAAAACACCAAATCTAAGTTACTGGCCCTGAAGGACCTCAGAGCACCCTGGCCAGACTAACAGCCCGACGGAGACCCTGAAGGCCCAGGGGTCCAGGGCAGACCTGGGGCCCTGAAAACCAAGGACAGCTCACGACTGCCCCTTCACTGCATGTCCCCAAACTCAGCATGACCCCTACCCCCTTCAATAAAGACGTTTCTACGGCTCTCTGTGTCGGGTCGGTGTTTAGGGAGTTACGGCCCTGCCTCCGTACCCTTGCTGGGTACAGCAGTCGCGCATCCCTGCGGCTTTATATAGGATGGCCTAACCTGCGGGGAGTCCTTCCAACCATCGCGTTTTTCCTGTGCCGCCACGGCTGCCCCTCCTTTCTGGGCTCTCCGCAGCGTGGACAGGTTCGATTCTGGAGCTCTGATTGGTCGATGCCAAACGAAGACCCGTCTCTGAAGGGGCCCCAGTGGCTCAGAGGCCGGGAGGCACAGCCTGTCACCGAAGGAGGGCGAGGGGGCGGAACAACAGTGTGTGAGAGCGCCGATTGGGTGGAAGGAGGAGCCTTAGAGCCTTTGAGAATTCCCATTGGTCTGAGAATTCCTGCGTCGGCCATGTGGGTAGGAAGTGGCTGGGAAGGGAATGGGGGTGTTGAATTTGGATTTTGGAGGGGTCACTGGTGGACGGTCAGTTTGGGGCGCCGAGGGCGGAGATGGGGGTCCAAGAGGGCTGAGAGTGGGGATCCGGGGAAGCTCAGATGGGAGTCCGAGGAAGCTAAAAGTGTGGGGTTCTAGAAGACAGAGTCGGGGGAACCAAGGGGTTCAGGGAGGGAAGGTGTGAGAGGGGTCAGGCTCAGGGTCAAAGGTCCAAGGGGGCTGCAGGGAAGGGGCGCTCGGGAAGAGAAGTCTTGAGGGGAGTCTAGAGTGGGGAGGATACAAGGAGACTGAAAATGGATGTGTCTGAGGAAGCTTAGATTGGGGGCACAAGCGTGCTCAGAATGGGGCGTCTGAAAAGGCTTGAGGCGGGAGGAGGGTCTATGAGGACCTCGAATATTGTTAGAGAGCCGGGCTCGGGATTGCAGGTCTGAAGTTTTTAGGATGAGGTCTCAAATGAAGGTGTTAAAAGGGGGTCTGGGGTGCAGCCCTGGGGGATATGCGTGGAGCTCTTAAGAAAGGCTCCCAGTGGAGTCTGAGGCTGTTCTCTGTAGAGGCTTGAGACGGCAGACGTGTAGTTTGATGGGTATTTGGTGGACGGAGTCTGAGGGGAGTACTGTGTGTGCTCATTGTGTCTGGGCAGGGAGCCTACGGGTGCACTGTGTGGCTTTTGAGATGCTGAGGACATCTAGGTTTTCGAAACCAAGTGAGTTTCACTAGAGGGCTGAGGTGAGGCCCTGGCCCATGATGAGACCAGAAAGCTGGATCACAGTCTGCGGGTGGGAGGCTTGGTGATTTCAGCatgttctcccctccccacaggaATGACCGGGTACACGGACTTGATGTCAATGGAGGATCAGGACGCCAGGGTTCCAGCTCTGGAACCATTCAGGGTGGAGCAGGTTGTCAGGACCGGGGGTGCAGAGGGTGAAGGTGGGAACTAGAGGGCGGGAGATAGAGTGGGGATAGGCAGGCTGACTCCTGGGTTTGTGGGCTGGGACTGCCCCCTCCCTCTCAATTCATCCTTACCCTCAGGGTCTagccctaccctcaccccacctccccatcccccaaataGCCATTGGTCCCTCGACTTAAGGCCCTGCCCTGTCTGGGGACATCCTGAGCTACGCTCCAGAGGAGGGGCTGCTCATGGATGGCAGCATTCCTGTGTGGGTCCAAAGGTCACACCTTCAGGGGGGATCTCTCTATCCTAGGCACCACCTGTAATCTACTATGTCCCTGACTTCATCTCCAAGGAAGAGGAGGAGTATTTGCTTCGACAGGTGACCTGTTTATCCCCTCTTCCCAGAACCTCTTCAACCCCCAGTTCTCGTAGGAGAGCCCGAAAGGTCACAGTGAGGATTCTTGCAGGAGGGAGAGTGCCACCTGGCACCCATCCCTCACCACCTTCCCTATTCCTTTCTCAGCACCTGCTGGGGCCTGTCAGAAAGGGCTTTTCCCAGGAAGCTTAGGGGAAaccaaactgattttttttttttggccacgccacgtggcttgtgggatctcattcccctagggattgaacctgggccatggcaatGAAAGTACCGaatcactagaccaccagggaaccccccaaACTGATTCTTAGAAAGGTGGTGGTTATTATGGAGCTAAGACTCCCTGTACTAAGACAGCCCTATCCGGCTACCTTAGAGAGAAGGAGGTTATAACATAGGCTGAGGTAGCCCAGTTCACTCCCTTGAGATTTGGGGAATGAAGAATTTACAGTGTTCAGATTTCTGTGCTGAGATAACCCAGGCCTCAGAATGTTAAACGCTTCCCTGTGCTGATAGCTCAGCATAGACCCAGAGTCTTGGGAACAAGGTTACCAAGCACAGACCACCTGTGTTAGATAGCCCAGTCTGTACTCTATTCTTAAGGTCTGGGGAAAGGAGAATTTTACAAAGCTCAGAGTCTGTGCACTGGGATAGCCTTTTGCAGCCCCAGAGCCTTGGTTATAGAGCACAGATCTTCCCTGTGCTATCCCAACTAGTCCTGTCTAGTTTGAGTCCCAGGAATGAGTTAGCTCCAAAACTCAGACTCTCATACTGAGACAGCCGCTTCCAGCCCCATAACAATGAAGGAAGTAAGGAGATTTCTTAGACTTTTTGAGATAACCCTTTTTAGACCCTTGGGGTCTTGGCAGTGGAGAATTTTCAACGTACTCTCTTGGTTATACTGAATAGCCCAGTTGAGCACGTTTTCTCCCCCAGGCAAGAGGAACAAGGAGGTTCCAGGACTCAGACTGTGCTGAGATAGCCCAGGAATCACGAAATTACAGAGTGCAGACTGTTTGCTGGGCTGAAAGAGCCCAACCCAGCCCAGAGCTCTGAGTAGACTCAGACCCTGATTGGGTAGCTCTGGTTCCCTCCCTCAATCCCTAGACACAGAGGGGCTTTGAGGCCAGCGGCCTCCACAGGGGAAAGGGCAAGAACAAAATCCTGGGAACACTGTCTCGGAGAATGATCCCACAGACACTGAGATGACCCATTTCCACCCTAGGTGAAAACCCCTATGTTGGCCTGGGTGGGAGAATCAGAGAGGGTGGTCCTGGAAAAGGACTgacccccttcccacctcccaggTCTTCAATGCCCCAAAACCAAAGTGGACCCAGCTCTCCGGGAGGAAGTTACAGAACTGGGGTAAGTGTCTCCGGCTGTGGGCATGGGTGATTTAGGGCTGGGGACTGGGGTAGGCAGCTCAGGTTGGATAGTCTCAGGACATTGAGGCGTCAGGGTGCCGGGGGGAGGTCCTTGAGGGTTCAAGGGGTCCCAAGGGCCAGGAGGATTCTCAGGGGTCAGTGGAGGTCCTGAGGGCTTAGGGATTTCCTGATGAGTTGGAGGGTATCTCTAGGGGTTTGGAGAAGTCAGTGGTGGTGATCTCCAAAGATTTAGGGGTCCCCGAGGAGGTCAGAGTGCTACCAACCACTGGGATATCCCTAATGGGGGCTCCACATGCCAGAGCTCCTTGTTGGGTGCCCTCAGCACCCCACTTCCCTCCCCCAGGTGGGCTCCCCCATCCCCGGGGGATGGTTCCTGAGCGGCTGCCACCGTGGCTCCAGCGTTACGTGGACAAAGTGTCTGACCTCAGCCTTTTTGGGGGTCTCCCAGCCAACCACGTCCTTGTGAACCAGTATCTGCCTGGGGAGGGCATCATGGTAACCACACTCTCACCCCGACCCCCAGACCTCGGATCCATCATGGGGCAGGGCATCCTGTCGACCCACATCCACTCTCATTAAGCAGCCACATACCCCAACCAAACACTCACCTCCCTGTACCCAGCTGGGGAGCCCCGCTTTCACCTgagggtgggggtgtgtggaCTCCTGCCCTGTCCAGCCCTGGtacccactccccagccccacgAGGATGGGCCACTGTACTACCCGACTGTCAGCACCATCAGCTTGGGCTCCCACACCATGCTGGACCTCTACGAGCCTCGGCAGCCAGAGGACGATGACCCTACAGAGCAGGTGGGCCCTGAGACGTTGCCCCAGCTGCTTGTGGGCACTCTGACACCCCATATCCTCTAAGAGGCCCCAATCCCA
It includes:
- the ALKBH6 gene encoding alpha-ketoglutarate-dependent dioxygenase alkB homolog 6 isoform X1; the protein is MGIWWTESEGSTVCAHCVWAGSLRVHCVAFEMLRTSRFSKPRMTGYTDLMSMEDQDARVPALEPFRVEQAPPVIYYVPDFISKEEEEYLLRQVFNAPKPKWTQLSGRKLQNWAPHFPPPGGLPHPRGMVPERLPPWLQRYVDKVSDLSLFGGLPANHVLVNQYLPGEGIMPHEDGPLYYPTVSTISLGSHTMLDLYEPRQPEDDDPTEQPRPPPRPATSLLLEPRSLLVLRGTAYTRLLHGIAAASVDALDAASLPRNAAACPSAQAGARLVRGTRVSLTIRRVPRVLRAGLLLSK
- the ALKBH6 gene encoding alpha-ketoglutarate-dependent dioxygenase alkB homolog 6 isoform X2, translated to MGIWWTESEGSTVCAHCVWAGSLRVHCVAFEMLRTSRFSKPRMTGYTDLMSMEDQDARVPALEPFRVEQAPPVIYYVPDFISKEEEEYLLRQVFNAPKPKWTQLSGRKLQNWGGLPHPRGMVPERLPPWLQRYVDKVSDLSLFGGLPANHVLVNQYLPGEGIMPHEDGPLYYPTVSTISLGSHTMLDLYEPRQPEDDDPTEQPRPPPRPATSLLLEPRSLLVLRGTAYTRLLHGIAAASVDALDAASLPRNAAACPSAQAGARLVRGTRVSLTIRRVPRVLRAGLLLSK
- the ALKBH6 gene encoding alpha-ketoglutarate-dependent dioxygenase alkB homolog 6 isoform X5 yields the protein MGIWWTESEGSTVCAHCVWAGSLRVHCVAFEMLRTSRFSKPRMTGYTDLMSMEDQDARVPALEPFRVEQAPPVIYYVPDFISKEEEEYLLRQVFNAPKPKWTQLSGRKLQNWGGLPHPRGMVPERLPPWLQRYVDKVSDLSLFGGLPANHVLVNQYLPGEGIMHHQLGLPHHAGPLRASAARGR
- the ALKBH6 gene encoding alpha-ketoglutarate-dependent dioxygenase alkB homolog 6 isoform X3, with protein sequence MGIWWTESEGSTVCAHCVWAGSLRVHCVAFEMLRTSRFSKPRMTGYTDLMSMEDQDARVPALEPFRVEQAPPVIYYVPDFISKEEEEYLLRQVFNAPKPKWTQLSGRKLQNWAPHFPPPGGLPHPRGMVPERLPPWLQRYVDKVSDLSLFGGLPANHVLVNQYLPGEGIMPRPPPRPATSLLLEPRSLLVLRGTAYTRLLHGIAAASVDALDAASLPRNAAACPSAQAGARLVRGTRVSLTIRRVPRVLRAGLLLSK
- the ALKBH6 gene encoding alpha-ketoglutarate-dependent dioxygenase alkB homolog 6 isoform X4 — translated: MTGYTDLMSMEDQDARVPALEPFRVEQAPPVIYYVPDFISKEEEEYLLRQVFNAPKPKWTQLSGRKLQNWAPHFPPPGGLPHPRGMVPERLPPWLQRYVDKVSDLSLFGGLPANHVLVNQYLPGEGIMPHEDGPLYYPTVSTISLGSHTMLDLYEPRQPEDDDPTEQPRPPPRPATSLLLEPRSLLVLRGTAYTRLLHGIAAASVDALDAASLPRNAAACPSAQAGARLVRGTRVSLTIRRVPRVLRAGLLLSK